In the genome of Meles meles chromosome 2, mMelMel3.1 paternal haplotype, whole genome shotgun sequence, one region contains:
- the LOC123937616 gene encoding cytochrome P450 2U1 isoform X2, with protein MDSPGLPQPPAEGSPWPLRLLPAPPGLLRLDPTGGALWLLSIAALLGWSWLWRHRARGIPPGPTPWPVVGNFGFVLLPPFLRRKSWLYRRARVAGTEPSALSPQLLLADLARVYGNVFSFFIGHYLVVVLSDFHSVREALVQQAEIFSDRPRVPLVSLVTKEKGIVFAHYGPVWRQQRKFSHSTLRHFGLGKLSLEPRIIEEFRYVKEEMQKHGEHPFDPFPIVNNAVSNIICSLCFGRRFDYTNSEFKKMLNLMSRALEICLNTQLLLVNICSWLYYLPFGPFKELRQIEKDITTFLKKIIKDHRESLDVKNPQDFIDMYLLHVEEERKNNSNSSFNEDYLFYIIGDLFIAGTDTTTNSLLWCLLYMSLNPDVQEKVQEEIERVIGADRVPSLTDKARMPYTEATIMEVQRLTVVVPLAIPHMTSEKTVLQGYTIPKGTVILPNLWSVHRDPAIWEKPDDFYPNRFLDDQGQLIKKETFIPFGIGRRVCMGEQLAKMELFLMFVSLMQSFTFALPKDSKKPIMTGRYGLTLAPHPFNVIISKR; from the exons ATGGACTCCCCCGGGCTACCGCAGCCCCCCGCCGAGGGCTCGCCCTGGCCTCTGCGCCTGCTGCCCGCGCCTCCCGGGCTGCTGCGGCTGGACCCCACGGGCGGCGCGCTCTGGCTGCTCAGCATCGCGGCGCTGCTCGGCTGGAGCTGGCTGTGGCGGCACCGGGCGCGGGGCATTCCCCCCGGGCCCACGCCCTGGCCCGTGGTGGGCAACTTCGGCTTCGTGCTGCTGCCTCCGTTCCTCCGACGGAAGAGCTGGCTGTACCGGCGGGCGAGGGTCGCAGGGACGGAGCCCTCGGCCCTGAGCCCGCAGTTGCTCCTGGCCGACCTGGCCCGCGTCTACGGCAACGTCTTCAGCTTCTTCATTGGCCACTACCTGGTGGTGGTCCTCAGCGACTTCCACAGCGTGCGCGAGGCGCTGGTGCAGCAGGCCGAGATCTTCAGCGACCGCCCGCGGGTGCCCCTGGTCTCCCTCGTAACCAAGGAGAAGG GGATTGTATTTGCACATTATGGTCCAGTGTGGAGACAACAGAGGAAGTTCTCGCATTCAACTCTTCGTCATTTTGGCTTGGGAaagctgagcttggagcccaggaTTATTGAAGAGTTTCGGTATGTGAAAGAAGAAATGCAGAAGCACGGAGAACACCCCTTCGACCCTTTCCCCATTGTCAACAATGCCGTCTCTAACATCATTTGCTCCCTGTGCTTTGGCCGGCGCTTTGATTACACCAATAGCGAGTTTAAGAAGATGCTCAATCTCATGTCACGAGCGTTAGAAATCTGTCTGAACACCCAGCTCCTCTTGGTCAACATATGCTCCTGGCTTTATTATCTTCCCTTTGGACCATTTAAGGAATTAAGACAAattgaaaaggatattaccactttccttaaaaaaatcatcaaagaCCATCGAGAGTCTCTGGATGTAAAGAACCCTCAGGACTTCATAGACATGTACCTTCTCCAcgtggaggaggagagaaaaaataacagcaacagTAGCTTTAATGAAGATTACTTATTTTATATCATTGGTGATCTCTTCATTGCTGGAACTGATACCACAACTAACTCCTTGCTTTGGTGCCTTCTGTATATGTCACTGAACCCTGATGTACAAG aaaaggttcaggaagaaattgaaagggTCATTGGTGCTGACAGAGTCCCTTCCCTCACTGACAAGGCCCGGATGCCCTACACGGAAGCTACCATCATGGAGGTGCAGAGGCTGACGGTGGTGGTGCCCCTCGCCATTCCTCACATGACCTCGGAGAAAACAG tgctCCAAGGATATACCATTCCTAAAGGCACAGTGATATTACCCAACTTGTGGTCAGTGCACAGAGACCCAGCCATTTGGGAGAAACCAGACGATTTCTACCCTAATCGATTTCTGGATGATCAAGGACAacttattaaaaaagaaacatttattcctTTTGGAATAG GGAGGCGGGTATGCATGGGAGAACAACTGGCAAAGATGGAATTATTTCTGATGTTCGTGAGTCTAATGCAGAGTTTCACCTTCGCTTTACCCAAGGATTCTAAGAAGCCCATTATGACTGGAAGATATGGTCTAACTCTAGCCCCACACCCATTTAATGTAATCATTtcaaagagataa
- the LOC123937616 gene encoding cytochrome P450 2U1 isoform X1 yields MDSPGLPQPPAEGSPWPLRLLPAPPGLLRLDPTGGALWLLSIAALLGWSWLWRHRARGIPPGPTPWPVVGNFGFVLLPPFLRRKSWLYRRARVAGTEPSALSPQLLLADLARVYGNVFSFFIGHYLVVVLSDFHSVREALVQQAEIFSDRPRVPLVSLVTKEKGIVFAHYGPVWRQQRKFSHSTLRHFGLGKLSLEPRIIEEFRYVKEEMQKHGEHPFDPFPIVNNAVSNIICSLCFGRRFDYTNSEFKKMLNLMSRALEICLNTQLLLVNICSWLYYLPFGPFKELRQIEKDITTFLKKIIKDHRESLDVKNPQDFIDMYLLHVEEERKNNSNSSFNEDYLFYIIGDLFIAGTDTTTNSLLWCLLYMSLNPDVQEKVQEEIERVIGADRVPSLTDKARMPYTEATIMEVQRLTVVVPLAIPHMTSEKTVLQGYTIPKGTVILPNLWSVHRDPAIWEKPDDFYPNRFLDDQGQLIKKETFIPFGIGRRVCMGEQLAKMELFLMFVSLMQSFTFALPKDSKKPIMTGRYGLTLAPHPFNLTTDPATLWLPVRLR; encoded by the exons ATGGACTCCCCCGGGCTACCGCAGCCCCCCGCCGAGGGCTCGCCCTGGCCTCTGCGCCTGCTGCCCGCGCCTCCCGGGCTGCTGCGGCTGGACCCCACGGGCGGCGCGCTCTGGCTGCTCAGCATCGCGGCGCTGCTCGGCTGGAGCTGGCTGTGGCGGCACCGGGCGCGGGGCATTCCCCCCGGGCCCACGCCCTGGCCCGTGGTGGGCAACTTCGGCTTCGTGCTGCTGCCTCCGTTCCTCCGACGGAAGAGCTGGCTGTACCGGCGGGCGAGGGTCGCAGGGACGGAGCCCTCGGCCCTGAGCCCGCAGTTGCTCCTGGCCGACCTGGCCCGCGTCTACGGCAACGTCTTCAGCTTCTTCATTGGCCACTACCTGGTGGTGGTCCTCAGCGACTTCCACAGCGTGCGCGAGGCGCTGGTGCAGCAGGCCGAGATCTTCAGCGACCGCCCGCGGGTGCCCCTGGTCTCCCTCGTAACCAAGGAGAAGG GGATTGTATTTGCACATTATGGTCCAGTGTGGAGACAACAGAGGAAGTTCTCGCATTCAACTCTTCGTCATTTTGGCTTGGGAaagctgagcttggagcccaggaTTATTGAAGAGTTTCGGTATGTGAAAGAAGAAATGCAGAAGCACGGAGAACACCCCTTCGACCCTTTCCCCATTGTCAACAATGCCGTCTCTAACATCATTTGCTCCCTGTGCTTTGGCCGGCGCTTTGATTACACCAATAGCGAGTTTAAGAAGATGCTCAATCTCATGTCACGAGCGTTAGAAATCTGTCTGAACACCCAGCTCCTCTTGGTCAACATATGCTCCTGGCTTTATTATCTTCCCTTTGGACCATTTAAGGAATTAAGACAAattgaaaaggatattaccactttccttaaaaaaatcatcaaagaCCATCGAGAGTCTCTGGATGTAAAGAACCCTCAGGACTTCATAGACATGTACCTTCTCCAcgtggaggaggagagaaaaaataacagcaacagTAGCTTTAATGAAGATTACTTATTTTATATCATTGGTGATCTCTTCATTGCTGGAACTGATACCACAACTAACTCCTTGCTTTGGTGCCTTCTGTATATGTCACTGAACCCTGATGTACAAG aaaaggttcaggaagaaattgaaagggTCATTGGTGCTGACAGAGTCCCTTCCCTCACTGACAAGGCCCGGATGCCCTACACGGAAGCTACCATCATGGAGGTGCAGAGGCTGACGGTGGTGGTGCCCCTCGCCATTCCTCACATGACCTCGGAGAAAACAG tgctCCAAGGATATACCATTCCTAAAGGCACAGTGATATTACCCAACTTGTGGTCAGTGCACAGAGACCCAGCCATTTGGGAGAAACCAGACGATTTCTACCCTAATCGATTTCTGGATGATCAAGGACAacttattaaaaaagaaacatttattcctTTTGGAATAG GGAGGCGGGTATGCATGGGAGAACAACTGGCAAAGATGGAATTATTTCTGATGTTCGTGAGTCTAATGCAGAGTTTCACCTTCGCTTTACCCAAGGATTCTAAGAAGCCCATTATGACTGGAAGATATGGTCTAACTCTAGCCCCACACCCATTTAAT TTGACGACAGACCCAGCAACGCTGTGGCTTCCGGTCAGGCTCCGATGA